A DNA window from Labrys wisconsinensis contains the following coding sequences:
- a CDS encoding BtpA/SgcQ family protein: MVFDFFGAKKKAVIAMIHIGALPGTPLYDADGGIAKLIADAAKDAEALQAGGVDGVMFGNENDRPYTLSAPAEGVAAMTAVVQALKPSLTVPFGVNYLWDPKASVAIAHATGAQFVREIFTGVFASDMGVWAPDCAGASRLRRNLGRPDLKLLFNINAEFAHSLDARPIELRAKSAVFSSLADAILVSGPITGQPADQSDLRRVCEAITDVPVFANTGVNIDNVKDVLAVADGVIIGTHFKVDGNTWNPVDGARVKRFMDRVGTLR; this comes from the coding sequence ATGGTTTTCGATTTCTTCGGCGCCAAGAAGAAGGCGGTCATCGCCATGATCCATATCGGCGCCCTGCCGGGGACGCCGCTCTACGACGCCGACGGCGGCATCGCCAAGCTGATCGCCGATGCGGCCAAGGACGCCGAGGCGCTGCAGGCCGGTGGCGTCGACGGGGTGATGTTCGGCAACGAGAACGACCGCCCCTACACGCTGAGCGCCCCCGCCGAGGGCGTGGCCGCCATGACCGCGGTGGTCCAGGCCCTGAAGCCGAGCCTCACGGTGCCCTTCGGCGTCAACTATCTCTGGGACCCCAAGGCCAGCGTCGCCATCGCCCACGCCACCGGGGCGCAGTTCGTGCGCGAGATCTTCACCGGCGTCTTCGCCTCCGACATGGGCGTGTGGGCGCCCGACTGCGCCGGCGCCTCGCGTCTGCGGCGCAACCTCGGCCGGCCCGACCTGAAGCTCCTGTTCAACATCAATGCCGAGTTCGCCCATTCCCTCGACGCCAGGCCGATCGAGCTCAGGGCCAAGAGCGCGGTGTTCTCCTCGCTCGCCGACGCCATCCTGGTGTCGGGGCCGATCACCGGCCAGCCGGCCGACCAGTCGGACCTGCGCCGGGTTTGCGAAGCCATCACCGACGTGCCGGTCTTCGCCAATACCGGCGTCAACATCGACAATGTGAAAGACGTGCTGGCGGTCGCCGACGGCGTGATCATCGGCACCCATTTCAAGGTCGACGGCAACACTTGGAACCCGGTCGACGGCGCCCGGGTCAAGCGCTTCATGGACCGGGTGGGGACGCTGCGCTGA
- a CDS encoding DeoR/GlpR family DNA-binding transcription regulator, which produces MESTPLALGDQRRMPAQVRHAHLVDAARRRGFFLVVDIAAELGVSEMTIRRDLIELERDGVLVRTRGGAVLTGASVRPAIDREEPAFEARLRKNQEAKRRIAEVAAELVEARQTVALDVGTTTHLLAQRLSERGGLKFFTSSLRTASLLGEAGREVYVPGGQVRGEELSVCGPAALEQFERYWFDIAFIGVSGISTEGMFDYSLEDSELKRIYLRRSAHKVLLCDGAKFHRMSLVKIADFAGLDLMISDVAPPPDIAAALREAGVAVRIVPPPGA; this is translated from the coding sequence ATGGAAAGCACCCCCCTTGCCCTCGGCGACCAGCGCCGCATGCCGGCCCAGGTCCGCCATGCCCATCTCGTCGATGCGGCGCGCCGGCGCGGCTTCTTCCTGGTGGTCGACATCGCCGCCGAGCTCGGCGTGTCCGAGATGACCATCCGGCGCGACCTGATCGAGCTGGAACGCGATGGCGTGCTGGTGCGCACCCGCGGCGGCGCGGTGCTGACGGGCGCCAGCGTGCGCCCGGCGATCGACCGGGAGGAGCCGGCCTTCGAGGCGCGGCTGCGCAAGAACCAGGAGGCCAAGCGCCGCATCGCCGAGGTCGCGGCCGAGCTGGTCGAGGCGCGCCAGACCGTCGCCCTCGACGTCGGCACCACCACCCATCTCCTGGCCCAGCGCCTCTCCGAGCGCGGCGGCCTGAAGTTCTTCACCTCCAGCCTGCGCACGGCGTCTCTGCTCGGCGAAGCCGGGCGGGAAGTCTATGTGCCGGGCGGCCAGGTGCGCGGCGAGGAATTGTCGGTATGCGGCCCGGCCGCGCTCGAGCAATTCGAGCGCTACTGGTTCGACATCGCCTTCATCGGCGTCTCCGGCATCTCCACCGAGGGCATGTTCGACTATTCCCTGGAGGACAGCGAGCTCAAGCGCATCTATCTCCGCCGCTCGGCGCACAAGGTGCTGCTGTGCGACGGGGCGAAGTTCCATCGCATGTCGCTCGTCAAGATCGCCGATTTCGCCGGCCTCGACCTGATGATCAGCGACGTCGCCCCGCCGCCCGACATCGCGGCCGCCCTGCGCGAGGCCGGCGTCGCCGTCCGCATCGTCCCGCCCCCCGGCGCCTGA
- a CDS encoding DUF5131 family protein: MTETSIEWTDATWNPVAGCTIMTAGCSNCYAMRMAARLDAMGVEKYRGLTRKSGGRSIWTGKIRLDVDALNLPMTWKRPRKIFVNSMSDLFHDAVPVEFISQVWNSMAMARQHTYQILTKRPDRMASILTTLEFPLLANVWVGTSVEDARVLSRLDDLRRTPAAVRFVSFEPLIGSVHGADLTAIDWAIVGGESGPKARPIREEWIAEIHMLCERNGTAFFFKQWGGRNKKASGRSYQGRTWDNLPELRM; this comes from the coding sequence ATGACTGAGACCTCGATTGAATGGACCGACGCAACCTGGAACCCAGTAGCGGGCTGCACGATCATGACTGCGGGCTGCTCCAACTGCTACGCCATGCGGATGGCCGCGCGCTTAGATGCCATGGGGGTAGAGAAATATCGAGGTCTTACAAGAAAGAGTGGCGGCCGATCAATTTGGACTGGGAAGATTCGTCTCGATGTGGATGCTCTAAATTTACCAATGACGTGGAAGAGGCCGCGTAAAATATTCGTTAATTCCATGTCAGATTTATTTCACGACGCCGTTCCCGTGGAATTTATTAGCCAGGTCTGGAATTCAATGGCGATGGCACGTCAACATACTTATCAAATACTGACTAAGAGACCGGATCGCATGGCCTCAATTCTGACGACCCTTGAATTTCCTCTGCTTGCAAATGTCTGGGTCGGAACGAGTGTCGAAGATGCTCGAGTCCTAAGCCGTCTTGATGATCTGCGACGGACCCCTGCCGCTGTCAGATTTGTGTCATTCGAACCACTTATCGGATCCGTACATGGCGCGGACTTAACTGCGATTGATTGGGCCATTGTAGGGGGAGAATCCGGCCCGAAGGCGCGGCCGATCCGTGAAGAATGGATCGCTGAAATACATATGCTTTGTGAGCGTAACGGTACTGCCTTCTTCTTTAAACAATGGGGTGGGCGTAATAAGAAAGCTAGCGGTCGTTCTTATCAAGGGCGTACATGGGACAATCTCCCTGAATTAAGAATGTGA
- a CDS encoding FGGY-family carbohydrate kinase: MACVLGIDIGTTSTIGILVEMPDRVLGLASRPVTLTSRQPGWAEEDPEEWWRNVCAITRELIEASGIAGQEIAGIGVTGMLPALVLLDADGRLLRPSIQQSDGRCAAEVEELRREIDETAFVRTAGNGVNQQLAAGRLRWLERHEPEIFGRIATVFGSYDYINWRLTGVRAIEQNWALEAGFVDLADHAISDALVAHTHLPRAAVPPKAASHAVIGRIGAAAAAETGLAEGTPVVGGAADLIASALAAGLTRPGDVLLKFGGSVDVLIAAERAAPDPRMFLDYHLVPGLYVPNGCMSTGGSGLNWLARTFCAGEAPAAEAAGLTLHQHLDRLAAAVPAGAGGVAIVPYFLGEKTPIHDPFARGAITGLSLNHGVGHVWRALLEAYAYAIAHHVEVFSDMGHRLTRFMASDGGASSRIWMQIVADVLQEPVQRLEGHPGSCLGAAWTAAIGTGLTDDWGGIARFVRQGEVLRPDPGHAAVYAQGYRAFRDTYARLAGSRIEETA; encoded by the coding sequence ATGGCCTGCGTCCTCGGCATCGACATCGGCACCACCTCGACCATCGGCATCCTGGTGGAGATGCCGGACAGGGTCCTGGGCCTCGCTTCCCGCCCGGTGACGCTGACCTCGCGCCAGCCGGGCTGGGCCGAGGAGGACCCGGAGGAATGGTGGCGCAACGTCTGCGCCATCACCCGCGAGCTGATCGAGGCGAGCGGCATCGCCGGGCAGGAGATCGCCGGCATCGGCGTCACCGGCATGCTGCCGGCCCTGGTGCTGCTCGACGCCGACGGGCGGCTGCTGCGCCCCAGCATCCAGCAGAGCGACGGGCGCTGCGCCGCCGAGGTGGAGGAGCTACGCCGCGAGATCGACGAGACCGCCTTCGTGCGCACCGCCGGCAACGGCGTCAACCAGCAGCTCGCCGCCGGCAGGCTGCGCTGGCTGGAGCGGCACGAGCCCGAGATCTTCGGGCGCATCGCCACGGTGTTCGGCTCCTACGACTACATCAACTGGCGCCTGACCGGGGTGCGCGCCATCGAGCAGAACTGGGCGCTGGAGGCCGGCTTCGTCGACCTCGCCGACCACGCGATCTCCGATGCCCTGGTCGCCCATACGCATTTGCCCCGCGCGGCCGTGCCGCCCAAGGCGGCATCGCACGCGGTGATCGGTCGCATCGGCGCCGCGGCGGCGGCCGAGACCGGCCTGGCCGAGGGCACGCCGGTGGTCGGCGGCGCCGCCGACCTCATCGCCTCGGCTCTCGCCGCCGGCCTGACGCGGCCCGGCGACGTGCTGCTCAAGTTCGGCGGCTCGGTCGACGTGCTGATCGCTGCCGAGCGGGCGGCGCCGGACCCGCGCATGTTCCTCGACTATCACCTCGTGCCGGGGCTCTATGTGCCGAACGGCTGCATGTCGACCGGCGGCTCCGGCCTCAACTGGCTGGCCCGCACCTTCTGCGCCGGCGAGGCGCCGGCGGCGGAGGCGGCCGGGCTGACGCTGCACCAGCACCTCGACCGCCTGGCCGCGGCCGTGCCGGCCGGGGCGGGGGGCGTTGCCATCGTGCCCTATTTCCTCGGCGAGAAGACGCCGATCCACGACCCCTTCGCCCGCGGCGCCATCACCGGCCTCAGCCTCAACCATGGCGTCGGCCATGTCTGGCGCGCGCTGCTGGAGGCCTATGCCTATGCCATCGCCCACCATGTCGAGGTGTTCTCGGACATGGGCCATCGCCTGACCCGCTTCATGGCCTCGGACGGCGGCGCTTCCAGCCGCATCTGGATGCAGATCGTCGCCGACGTGCTGCAGGAGCCGGTGCAGCGCCTGGAGGGCCATCCCGGCTCCTGCCTCGGCGCCGCCTGGACCGCGGCGATCGGCACCGGCCTCACCGACGACTGGGGCGGCATCGCCCGCTTCGTGCGCCAGGGCGAGGTGCTCCGGCCCGACCCCGGCCATGCCGCCGTCTACGCGCAGGGCTATCGCGCTTTCCGTGAC
- a CDS encoding ABC transporter permease yields MTIFGHKAPLTAQIGLLIIALNIVVALFGPWFAPYAQSESIGGNWDPPSPEMWLGADQIGRDLLTRLIYGARMTIGIALATTLLSFTIGITFGLAAAVMGKWVDTLLSRMVDVILSIPLLIFGMIIIGVFGSSIPTLIITIAVLDSTRVFRLARALGMNLVVLEFVEVARLRGEGLWWVISREILPNAAAPLISEFGLRFCFNFLFVAALSFLGLGVQPPYADWGGMVHDNAGAITFGMYAPLYPAAAIALLTVGINLVVDWLLSIDARPSGAQAEM; encoded by the coding sequence ATGACCATCTTCGGACACAAAGCCCCGCTCACGGCGCAGATCGGCCTCCTGATCATCGCCCTCAATATCGTCGTGGCGCTGTTCGGTCCCTGGTTCGCGCCCTATGCGCAATCGGAGTCCATCGGCGGAAACTGGGACCCCCCGTCTCCCGAGATGTGGCTCGGGGCCGACCAGATCGGCCGAGACCTGCTCACCCGCCTGATCTACGGCGCGCGCATGACCATCGGCATCGCCCTGGCGACGACCTTGCTCTCCTTCACCATCGGCATCACGTTCGGCCTTGCCGCGGCGGTGATGGGCAAATGGGTCGACACGCTGCTCTCGCGCATGGTCGACGTCATCCTGTCGATTCCGCTCCTCATCTTCGGCATGATCATCATCGGCGTGTTCGGCTCGTCGATCCCGACGCTGATCATCACCATCGCAGTGCTCGACTCCACCCGCGTATTCCGCCTCGCCCGAGCGCTCGGCATGAACCTGGTCGTGCTCGAATTCGTCGAGGTGGCGCGGCTGCGCGGCGAGGGCCTGTGGTGGGTGATCAGCCGCGAGATCCTGCCCAATGCGGCCGCGCCGCTGATCTCCGAGTTCGGCCTGCGCTTCTGCTTCAACTTCCTGTTCGTCGCGGCCCTGAGCTTCCTGGGCCTGGGCGTGCAGCCGCCCTATGCCGACTGGGGCGGCATGGTGCACGACAATGCGGGCGCCATCACCTTCGGCATGTACGCGCCGCTCTATCCGGCAGCGGCGATCGCGCTGCTCACCGTCGGCATCAATCTGGTCGTCGACTGGCTCCTGTCGATCGACGCCCGCCCTTCGGGCGCGCAAGCGGAGATGTGA
- a CDS encoding ABC transporter ATP-binding protein, with amino-acid sequence MAEKKNGGDENILVLEKLRVETISGRVLVHDVDVALKRGEILGLIGESGAGKSTIGLASMAYARAGMRITGGSITLDGTELRASTAAHRRTMRGKSIAYIAQSAAASFNPAMSLMDQVCEAPVVHGVMSRPEAEAYARKLFKTLQLPSPETFGNRYPHQVSGGQLQRAMAAMAMSCRPDVIVLDEPTTALDVTTQIEVLALLRDLIREFGTAGLYITHDLAVVAQIAHRIMVLRHGKMVEVGEAKQILEQPTTEYARALVNERRDAEHHELAEPPRQAEPVLRVENVDAGYGPVPVVKKANIQIARGETLAVVGESGSGKSSMARIVVGLLPRWSGDVKLTGESLAPALAQRPREVLRRLQMVHQMPDVALNPRHSLEKIIGRPVDFYFKRSGKAVRDRVMELLGLVGLPEDFATRRPGQLSGGQKQRVCIARALAAEPDLIICDEPTSALDPLVAEDILKLLKRLQDDLGLAYMFITHDLGTVRRIAHRTAVMLKGEIIAQGPTADIFSPPFHPYTEKLISSVPEMDTTWLDHILEKRQAA; translated from the coding sequence ATGGCGGAGAAGAAGAACGGCGGCGACGAGAACATCCTCGTCCTGGAGAAGCTCAGGGTCGAGACCATCTCGGGCCGCGTGCTGGTGCACGATGTCGACGTCGCGCTGAAGCGCGGCGAGATCCTCGGGCTGATCGGCGAATCCGGCGCCGGCAAGTCGACGATCGGCCTGGCTTCGATGGCCTATGCCCGCGCCGGCATGCGCATCACCGGCGGCAGCATCACGCTCGACGGCACCGAGCTGCGCGCCTCGACCGCTGCGCACCGGCGCACGATGCGCGGCAAGAGCATCGCCTATATCGCCCAGAGCGCCGCCGCCTCGTTCAACCCGGCCATGTCGCTGATGGACCAGGTCTGCGAGGCGCCGGTCGTGCACGGCGTCATGAGCCGGCCCGAGGCCGAGGCCTATGCCCGGAAGCTGTTCAAGACGCTGCAGCTGCCCAGTCCCGAGACCTTCGGCAACCGCTATCCCCACCAGGTCTCCGGCGGCCAGCTGCAGCGGGCCATGGCGGCGATGGCGATGAGCTGCCGGCCCGACGTGATCGTGCTCGACGAGCCGACCACCGCCCTCGACGTCACCACCCAGATCGAGGTGCTGGCGCTGCTGCGCGACCTCATCCGCGAGTTCGGCACGGCCGGGCTCTACATCACCCACGACCTCGCCGTGGTGGCGCAGATCGCCCACCGCATCATGGTGCTGCGCCACGGCAAGATGGTCGAGGTCGGCGAGGCCAAGCAGATCCTCGAGCAGCCGACGACCGAGTACGCCCGCGCCCTGGTCAACGAGCGGCGCGACGCCGAGCACCACGAGCTGGCCGAGCCGCCGCGCCAGGCCGAGCCGGTGCTGCGCGTCGAGAATGTCGACGCCGGCTACGGGCCGGTGCCGGTGGTCAAGAAGGCCAATATCCAGATCGCCCGGGGCGAGACGCTCGCGGTGGTGGGAGAGTCCGGCTCCGGCAAGAGCTCGATGGCCCGCATCGTCGTCGGGCTGCTGCCGCGCTGGAGCGGCGACGTCAAGCTGACCGGCGAGAGCCTGGCGCCGGCCCTGGCCCAGCGCCCGCGCGAGGTGCTGCGGCGGCTGCAGATGGTGCACCAGATGCCCGACGTGGCGCTCAACCCGCGCCACAGCCTGGAGAAGATCATCGGCCGGCCGGTGGACTTCTACTTCAAGCGCTCGGGCAAGGCGGTGCGCGACCGGGTGATGGAGCTCCTTGGCCTGGTCGGCCTGCCCGAGGACTTCGCCACGCGCCGGCCCGGCCAGCTCTCCGGCGGCCAGAAGCAGCGCGTGTGCATCGCCCGGGCCCTGGCCGCCGAGCCGGACCTGATCATCTGCGACGAGCCGACCTCGGCGCTCGACCCCCTGGTGGCGGAGGACATCCTCAAGCTGCTCAAGCGCCTGCAGGACGACCTGGGCTTGGCCTACATGTTCATCACCCACGACCTCGGCACGGTCCGGCGCATCGCCCACCGCACCGCGGTGATGCTGAAGGGCGAGATCATCGCCCAGGGGCCGACGGCCGACATCTTCTCGCCGCCGTTCCATCCCTATACGGAGAAGCTCATCTCCTCCGTGCCGGAGATGGACACGACCTGGCTCGACCATATCCTGGAGAAGCGCCAGGCGGCCTGA
- a CDS encoding CocE/NonD family hydrolase: MTDIHVTEHLFIPLADGTRLAARLWLPADAPAEPVPAILEYIPYRKRDGTRGRDEPMHGWFAANGYAAIRVDMRGSGESDGLMDDEYLQRELDDACEVIAWLAAQPWCSGRVGMMGKSWGGFNALQVAALRPPALKAIITVCSTDDRYADDIHYMGGALLNDNLWWATIMLGYQSRPPDPALVGEAWRAQWLERLEHLPFFPALWLAHQRRDAYWRHGSVCEDFDAIACPVFAVGGWADAYTNAVPRLLEGLKVPRLGLIGPWAHVYAQDGSPGPAIGFLQEARRWWDHWLKDRDNGIMAEPMLRAYVEDWRPPGPCDPVPGRFVGEAQWPSPRIVPTAVPITRAGLRPDVAGPVELSFRSPAWTGLAVGEWMGTGVAGEEPADQRHDDGFSLVFDGEPLRERLELLGAAEVELEIAADKPVAQLCARLCDVAPDGSSRRVAYGILNLTHRDSHAEPSPLEPGRFVSVRLKLNDCGYAFAPGHVLRLALSTAYWPLVWPAPAAATLTVHCPGRLVLPVRPPDAADAAIGFEPPVRGAKAPMSKVAEGRMTRSTALDLLTGVATYVTQGEGGLFGEGVLRFDEIDTTLSHSLRRKLTIGRDEPLSARYRLSQDYEMGREGWRIRIETRTAMRATATNFVLEGSVTAFENGAVAATREWSEVIPRDLL, encoded by the coding sequence ATGACCGATATCCACGTCACCGAGCATCTCTTCATCCCGCTGGCGGATGGCACGCGCCTGGCCGCGCGGCTCTGGTTGCCGGCCGATGCGCCGGCCGAGCCGGTCCCGGCGATCCTGGAATACATCCCCTACCGCAAGCGCGACGGCACGCGCGGACGCGACGAGCCGATGCACGGCTGGTTCGCCGCGAACGGCTATGCGGCGATCCGGGTCGACATGCGCGGCTCCGGCGAGTCCGACGGGCTGATGGACGACGAATACCTGCAGCGCGAGCTCGACGATGCCTGCGAGGTGATCGCCTGGCTGGCGGCCCAGCCCTGGTGCTCCGGCCGGGTCGGCATGATGGGCAAGTCCTGGGGCGGCTTCAATGCGCTGCAGGTGGCTGCGCTGCGCCCGCCGGCGCTGAAGGCGATCATCACGGTGTGCTCCACCGACGACCGTTACGCCGACGACATCCACTACATGGGCGGCGCCCTGCTCAACGACAATCTGTGGTGGGCGACGATCATGCTCGGCTACCAGTCGCGGCCGCCGGATCCGGCGCTGGTGGGCGAGGCCTGGCGGGCGCAATGGCTGGAGCGGCTCGAGCACCTGCCCTTCTTCCCCGCGCTGTGGCTGGCGCACCAGCGGCGCGACGCCTATTGGCGGCACGGCTCGGTCTGCGAGGATTTCGACGCCATCGCCTGCCCGGTCTTCGCGGTCGGCGGCTGGGCGGACGCCTATACCAATGCGGTGCCGCGCCTGCTCGAAGGGCTGAAGGTGCCGCGCCTCGGGCTGATCGGGCCCTGGGCCCATGTCTATGCCCAGGACGGCAGCCCCGGCCCGGCCATCGGCTTCCTGCAGGAGGCGCGGCGCTGGTGGGACCATTGGCTGAAGGACCGCGACAACGGCATCATGGCCGAGCCGATGCTGCGGGCCTATGTCGAGGACTGGCGGCCGCCGGGTCCTTGCGACCCGGTGCCCGGCCGCTTCGTCGGCGAGGCGCAATGGCCCTCGCCGCGCATCGTGCCGACGGCCGTGCCGATCACCCGCGCGGGCCTGCGCCCGGACGTCGCCGGCCCGGTGGAGCTGTCGTTCCGCTCCCCGGCCTGGACCGGCCTCGCCGTCGGCGAGTGGATGGGCACCGGCGTCGCCGGGGAGGAGCCGGCCGACCAGCGCCACGACGACGGCTTCTCCCTGGTGTTCGACGGCGAGCCGCTGCGCGAGCGCCTGGAGCTGCTCGGCGCCGCCGAGGTCGAGCTGGAGATCGCCGCCGACAAGCCGGTGGCCCAGCTCTGCGCGCGGCTCTGCGACGTCGCGCCCGACGGCTCCTCGCGCCGCGTCGCCTACGGCATCCTCAACCTGACCCATCGCGACAGCCATGCCGAGCCGAGCCCGCTCGAGCCCGGCCGCTTCGTCAGCGTGCGGCTGAAGCTCAACGATTGCGGTTATGCCTTCGCCCCCGGCCACGTCCTGCGCCTGGCCCTGTCCACCGCCTATTGGCCGCTGGTCTGGCCGGCGCCGGCGGCGGCGACGCTGACGGTGCACTGCCCCGGCCGGCTGGTGCTGCCGGTGCGCCCGCCGGATGCGGCCGATGCCGCCATCGGCTTCGAGCCGCCGGTGCGGGGCGCGAAGGCACCGATGAGCAAGGTCGCCGAGGGCCGCATGACCCGCAGCACCGCGCTCGACCTGCTGACCGGGGTCGCCACCTATGTCACCCAGGGCGAGGGCGGCCTGTTCGGCGAGGGGGTGCTGCGCTTCGACGAGATCGACACCACGTTGTCCCACAGCCTGCGCCGCAAGCTGACCATCGGGCGCGACGAGCCGCTCAGCGCCCGCTACCGGCTCAGCCAGGACTACGAGATGGGCCGCGAGGGCTGGCGCATCCGCATCGAGACCCGCACGGCCATGCGCGCCACGGCGACCAATTTCGTGCTGGAGGGCAGCGTGACGGCCTTCGAGAACGGCGCGGTGGCCGCGACGCGGGAATGGTCGGAGGTCATTCCTCGCGACCTTCTGTGA
- a CDS encoding SDR family NAD(P)-dependent oxidoreductase, translating into MSDSPSPGKLAADLAGKRAIVTGAGTGIGRAIAAALARHGVRVAVADLDRDRAAESAAALGPEALAVAIDVRNRASVEAAFAEVLGRWGGLDILAANAGVSTMNRAVDLTDAEWDFNFDVNARGVFLTNQIAARHFLATGTKGVIVNTASLAAKVGAPLLAHYSASKFAVLGWTQALARELAPAGIRVNAVCPGFVRTSMQTREVEWEARLRGVTSERVVADYIAQTPLGRLEEPEDVAELVVFLASDGARFMTGQGVNVTGGVYTT; encoded by the coding sequence ATGTCCGACAGTCCCAGCCCCGGAAAACTGGCCGCGGATCTCGCCGGCAAGCGCGCCATCGTCACCGGCGCGGGCACCGGCATCGGCCGGGCCATCGCCGCGGCGCTCGCCCGCCACGGCGTGCGGGTCGCCGTCGCCGACCTCGACCGCGACAGGGCCGCCGAGAGCGCCGCGGCCCTCGGCCCGGAGGCCCTGGCGGTGGCGATCGACGTGCGCAACCGCGCCTCGGTCGAGGCCGCCTTCGCCGAGGTGCTCGGCCGCTGGGGCGGCCTCGACATCCTCGCCGCCAATGCCGGCGTCTCGACCATGAACCGCGCCGTCGATCTCACCGATGCGGAATGGGACTTCAACTTCGACGTCAACGCCCGCGGCGTGTTCCTGACCAACCAGATCGCGGCGCGGCATTTCCTGGCCACAGGAACGAAGGGCGTCATCGTCAACACCGCCTCGCTCGCCGCCAAGGTGGGGGCGCCGCTGCTGGCGCATTATTCCGCCAGCAAGTTCGCCGTGCTCGGCTGGACCCAGGCCCTCGCCCGCGAGCTCGCGCCCGCCGGCATCCGCGTCAACGCCGTCTGCCCCGGCTTCGTGCGCACCTCCATGCAGACGCGCGAGGTGGAGTGGGAGGCGCGCCTGCGCGGCGTCACGTCCGAGCGCGTCGTCGCCGACTACATCGCCCAGACGCCGCTCGGGCGCCTGGAGGAGCCGGAGGACGTGGCCGAGCTCGTCGTCTTCCTCGCCTCGGACGGCGCCCGCTTCATGACCGGCCAGGGCGTCAACGTCACCGGCGGCGTCTACACGACCTGA
- a CDS encoding three-Cys-motif partner protein TcmP — translation MALSDHEFGGVSTDLKLSLVEKYLTAFTTALQNQFSDLWYIDAFAGTGERTRRIAADLFAPTGEDRVERNRGSARIAIEVNPQFNRLIFMDKNPKHCAALRSLKSNYPDRQIDILEGDANTEVVNLLRNRKWTSTRAVMFLDPYGMSVAWQTLEAIRETEAIDVWYLVSLSGMFRQAARKANAVAEEKRAALTRMLGTDEWEAAWYERTQKADLFGSFDEQHSRTADVDAMQDFMQKRLEGLFPKVLKPLRLHDERGIPQFALFFAISNPRPKAIGLATKIASHILNSGRLSHVRP, via the coding sequence ATGGCTCTGAGTGACCATGAGTTCGGCGGCGTATCGACCGACCTGAAACTTTCTCTTGTAGAAAAATATCTGACGGCATTCACAACAGCTCTCCAAAATCAGTTTTCAGACCTCTGGTATATTGATGCTTTCGCCGGAACTGGAGAGAGAACTCGGCGAATCGCAGCCGATTTGTTTGCCCCAACCGGCGAAGATCGCGTTGAACGCAATCGTGGATCAGCTCGAATCGCAATCGAGGTGAATCCCCAGTTCAACCGCCTTATTTTCATGGACAAGAATCCGAAGCACTGCGCTGCCCTTCGGAGCCTAAAATCTAATTATCCAGATCGTCAGATCGACATCCTGGAAGGTGATGCAAATACTGAAGTTGTCAACCTTCTAAGAAATCGAAAATGGACGAGCACACGCGCGGTTATGTTTCTCGATCCATATGGCATGAGCGTAGCTTGGCAGACACTTGAGGCTATCCGCGAGACAGAAGCCATCGATGTTTGGTATCTCGTTTCTCTATCAGGGATGTTTCGACAGGCTGCCCGCAAAGCTAACGCAGTAGCAGAAGAAAAGCGAGCAGCATTGACGAGAATGCTCGGCACAGATGAATGGGAGGCCGCCTGGTACGAACGAACTCAAAAAGCTGATCTGTTTGGCAGTTTCGACGAACAGCATTCACGCACAGCTGACGTTGACGCCATGCAAGACTTCATGCAAAAGCGTCTCGAAGGCTTATTTCCAAAAGTGCTAAAACCGCTTCGACTCCATGATGAACGCGGCATCCCCCAATTTGCACTTTTTTTTGCAATTTCAAATCCGCGCCCTAAAGCGATTGGCCTCGCAACAAAAATCGCAAGTCACATTCTTAATTCAGGGAGATTGTCCCATGTACGCCCTTGA